A window of Castanea sativa cultivar Marrone di Chiusa Pesio chromosome 1, ASM4071231v1 contains these coding sequences:
- the LOC142644004 gene encoding VQ motif-containing protein 19-like, producing MIDNSLNLRKSRISKIEKHSSTTNSMNSPIASTFVQADTDSFRDLIQKLIGLSDDSDKLPVTIPSKHPSKPFTPGDPLHKRRHTHNMRKLGGILQLEIKLGLTNLANSPIQSLVTPLGCDSPFLPSSGTESPLSDKDKAIAGKRFYLHQSPLCTLRGTDPPEFLTLFPLSSPRWDDDTLTPLL from the exons ATGATTGACAATAGTCTAAATCTCAG aaaaagccgaatctcaaaaatagaaaaacattcTAGTACGACCAATTCCATGAATTCACCAATAGCATCAACCTTTGTGCAAGCAGACACAGACTCCTTTAGAGACCTAATCCAGAAATTGATCGGCTTATCCGATGACTCTGACAAACTCCCAGTCACCATCCCTTCAAAACATCCCTCCAAACCATTCACTCCTGGTGACCCGCTCCACAAGCGAAGGCATACCCACAACATGAGAAAGCTCGGAGGGATTTTGCAG ctCGAAATCAAACTGGGCCTAACCAATCTCGCCAACTCACCGATTCAGAGTCTGGTCACCCCACTTGGCTGCGACTCACCTTTCCTGCCAAGTTCTGGCACCGAGTCACCTTTGTCCGACAAGGACAAGGCCATAGCAGGAAAAAGGTTTTACTTGCACCAATCGCCGCTGTGTACGCTGAGAGGTACTGACCCGCCAGAGTTCTTAACTTTGTTTCCACTGAGTTCGCCGAGATGG